The Candidatus Mycosynbacter amalyticus genome contains the following window.
CCACTCGCAAACGTTAATACTACCAAAATATCTGCCAGCTGGGCCCTAGATAACAATGCCGATCGCTCCCATAGTTGCGCACTTGCAAACGGTGCAGTATATTGCTGGGGAAGTAACTACTATGGACAGCTCGGACAGCCGAAGTACGAAGGCGCCGTAGATGTACTCTGTGCGGCAAGTGGATGGGTAGCTGGCTACATTTTATTCGTGCCGTCTTCGTGGCTCTGCCCCAAGCCAGAATATACGGGCATGAGCATTGGTGACAATCACGACTACTATTCACCATCTCCAATTCTAGGCTTCGGCTCTCGCCCCCAAGAAAGCCAGGGGCTTTTCTATGGCAAACGCGTTACAGACTTCGACACTGGTGTATTTGGTGATTGTGCAATTGCCAATGGCTCAGTATATTGCTGGGGAGAGAATACACTACAGGTTCGAGGGTCGGCAGATCCCCTCGGGGGACTCACGACACAATCGACCAATGCGCTCAAGCAGGGTGATTTATCTGGCCGTTACGCTACATCCGTCGCTGCCGCCTCTACATCGGCATGTGCGGTAGCCGATGGCCGTATGAACTGCTGGGGACGTTTGCGTGGTGATGGCGTCGATAATGTAGTCGGTAATAGCACGCCTAAGGCCGTCACTGGGCTACCGGATGGAGATAAAGTTATCGACAAAGTCAAAAGCTCTACCGAGCTCTCTGGACCAATCTGCGGCTTCGGATCTGGTGACTCTTACTGTTGGGGACTGAATCAGCCCGGTACTGCAAGTCCCCTGCATGTCAGGCCAACCATGCTTAATACCAATGAATCAATTACAGATGGGGGCACCGGTGGTGGCGCAGCTGGTCTCTTTGGCATAGGTGGCACCCCCGGCAACAGTTGCTATGTCGCAAATGCAACCGTTTACTGTATCGGCAATAACGAATATGGTCAGCTAGGAAACGGCACTACGGGCGGATCATCTGGTAGCTCATTTGTGAAAGCCAATACCATAGGTCTCACCGACGGCAAAGCCGCCACCGACATCTCGTCTGGCACTGACTACAGCTGCGCAATAATCGATGGTCAGCCTTACTGTTGGGGCAACGGTAGTAGCGGCAAGCTTGGTAACGGCGACAGTCTCAATCGCACCCACCCATATGGTGTCAATGGCCTGCCCGACTCGACGTCGTCGACACAGGTTACCGCCGGCAACGCTCATTCATGCTCAATCACAGGCGGTCACGCCTACTGCTGGGGTAGCAATGCGTCTGGGCAAGTCGGAAGTGGTGCTAATAATCCACAACTATCTGCTCGTCTCGTGACGGGTAGTGGTTTTGAAAGTATGGCAGTCACCGACATCTCAGCCGGGCGAGATCACACTTGTGCTGTCGCAAATAGCAAGGCCTATTGCTGGGGACTTAACACTTATGGCCAACTTGGCAATAACACGACTACTGCAACAGGTACGCCTACAGCTGTCCGAGCCAACAGTGGCGATGCACTATATGGCAAACAGGTGACCAAAATCGTTGCCGGTGATCGATTCACCTGCGCGATCGCCGACGGCCAGCCTTACTGCTGGGGGGAGCGCGCTAGCGGTAAAATTGGCAATGGTGGTAGCACTAGTGGCAATACACTACTCCCCGCGGCTGTATCAAATATGACAGGCGCTTCCACCGATCTTGAAGCTGGACCAGATTATGCGTGCGCTATCGAAAGCGGCATACCGAAGTGTTGGGGCGAAAATCAGTACTACCAACTCGGTATTAATAGCACCGTTGATCAGACGACTCCCACTACCAACACCACATTACAAGGTAGCTCTAGTAGTCCAAAAAACACCACTTCCATGGCTCTTGGAACCTCTAGCGCCTGTGCAATTACCAATGGTACCACCTACTGCTGGGGCAGTCGTGCCAACGGGCGCATCGGTAACGGAGGCACCACTACTGGTAACACTGCCACTCCTACGGCAATCACGGAAGTCAACTCTACGACAGACCTAGGACCCCAAAATACTCCGTATAAACTGTCGGCTGGCAGCTTCGGCTCTTGTGCGATAGCCAACGCCCGCATCTATTGCTGGGGTGACGGCAGTCAAGGCCAGATGGGTACCGACACCACACCTTCAGCCACACTCGCACCAGGTATCACTGCCGACTATACACGAGATGTCACTATTATCTCTTGGGCAAATACTATCTTCTACTAACGACGCGTATTGGCCGCATTAACTCGTATGGTCTCGTGGACGAATCTGCTACAATAACCATAAGGATTATGAGGGATATGCGGAGCGATACAGGTTTTACATTGGTGGAAATGCTTGTAACAGTAGTACTGATCGGCATATTTATTGCATTTTTCGTACAGATGTTTCGCGCAGGTGCCGCACAACAAGCGTCCATCGTACGCCAAGCAAAAGCCAACAACCTCGCCTACTCCAACCTCAGCAAATTCCCACGCGCTTCCAGTATTTCACCAGCCTACGTATGTGATACCTCCACCAACACTTCTACCAATCAAAATAATCTGACAATCAATCCGAATGCAGCTGGCACACTCATACTTAGTGATGCAAGCGCCAATAAAGAACCGACAGACAGTGCACTGCCTAATGCCACGCAGGAAGTCAGAGCATACTCCCCACAGGGATGCGGATCAAATGCCCTGGTAAAACTTATTTCAACAGTAACCTACGGTTTTACTGGCCAACAAACGGACGCAAGCTATGCAACATATGTACAAAACTAACAGGGGTTTTACGATACCAGAGCTACTCGTGGCCATGACCATAGCTGCAATCCTTCTTGTCGGCTTAGTAAGCCTCGTCATCAATCTCGTCAATACAAATGCAGCTACTATCGAACTTTCTAAGCAGGTCAACGAAGTGCAGTCGGGAATAGGCTCATTCCGTACAGATATCGGACTTAGCCAGCGTTTCCTCATGACGACTACGATCACAGACACAACGCCAGCTGGCAATAGCTGGGACTTTCGCGGCGGCGGTAACACAAATCGCGTCTTAATACTAAATGTCCAAGCCGCTTCGAGCAATCCGCTCGATACAAGCAGACAGCCTACCTACCTACAGGCGGGTGGATGTCCAATTGGAACAAGCCCCGCATACAACAATATTGTATATTTTGTATCTTCCGGTACACTATACCGCCGCATGATTGTACAGCCACCATCCGCCAATCTCTACTGCTCGGGACAATCCAATGCCCAGACCCGTACTTGTAGCAATCCGGGGAGTGGCGGCTCACCAAGTAACTGTCAAGAAAAAGATGTTGCTATTATCCAAAATGTTACCAATTTTAACGTCGAATATTATAATCAAGCGGGCGATACCACTCCGAATCAAACATTGTATAATACCGGTACAGCCCAGTCCTTACTGGACGGTATTGCCACTCTGAGAATTTCCCTTAGTACGCAAAAAAATATAGATGGAGTCAACACGAATGAATATGCCACGAGTATTCGAGTCACACGACCAATTGCCTTCTAGACGAGCAGGGTTTGTGCTACCCGCGCTAATCATGTTGTCGCTCGTATTGATGTCAGCGGGGCTTGTAACACTACAGTATGTCTCATCCACCACGAGTTCAATCCAATCAAACCACTATATAGCCGTTGCCAAAAGTGCCGCCAACGCGGGTGCAAACTTGGCAATCAGTTGTATTCGTAGTGGCGATACTAGCTGGACCCAAAATAGCGTGCCGCTTACCCCTAAAACAGGTTGTAATGGTGTCGATGTCGCCGCTAGGAGTAGTACTGTCAGCACAAGCGCGGATGGCAGCACCGTACAGACGACTTTCTCTGTCGCGCCCCTTTCGGAGACTCCACAAGGAACAGTCGTCACCGCTACCGGTACCGTAGAATTTCGCTACGCAGGCAGTAGCACAGCCTCAAAGTCCTACAGTGCCACCAGCAAAGTGGTGATTCCCACGACATCTACTAACGATGTACGACCCATCGCACAGGGTGTAGCCGTTACTAAAGTAAAAGCCGGTGGTAATTTCAGTTGTGCAATTGCCAATCAGCAACTCTATTGCTGGGGCATCAACGATCAAGGGCAAAATGGCACCGCCGTATCTTCAAACGTCACAACGCCGACACTCTCAAATGCTGGAGCAATTACCGGCAAACGCATACAAGATCTAGACTTAGGATTCTATAATGGCTGCGCCATCGCCGATGGACGAGCATACTGCTGGGGACGTAATGCCATCGGACAACTTGGCACGGGGGGTACAGGTGGAGTGTCGCTACCTGTCGCGGTCGGCGGATCCCTCGCAAGTCAAAACGTACAAAAAATCACAGTAGGAACGAGTGCCGATGCGTCCAACCCTTCGCAATACGCATGTGCCATCGCACAAACAAAAGCATACTGCTGGGGCGCGAACAATTATGCACAATTAGGCCAAGCCTCCTACGACTGCATCCCGATTATCGGCTGCTTTCAGCTCAGTACCAAGCCACTCTTTACCTCAGGCGTGTACGACGCGACAAAAGTAAGCCCGACAGAAGTGTTCGGCTACTCAAATCGCCAGTTTGAAAGCCAAAGCCAAATCTACAACCGCAACCCCTCAGACCTTGAAGCTGGCGCCTACGGGGTATGCGGAGTGTTCAACGGTCGGGGATTTTGTTGGGGAAATCGTTTCGTCAGCTTACCGCTCAACGATGCCGGCGGCACAAACGACTCTAGCGGCTGGAAAAACGGTAGCTTATCTGGAAAGTTTGCCAGTTCACCTATTACCGGTGAATCAACTGCCTGTATGGTCGCGGAAGGACGCGCCCACTGCTGGGGCGCAAGACCGGGAGATGGCACCAACCCACTACTGCCAGACGGCACACCGCAGCTCGTACCAAACACTGCCGGCAATCCGCTATACGGCGTCAGTGTTTTAGGGGGCGACACTACCGATGATCAGGGACCAATCTGCCTCGTCGGTGCAGGTAACTCCTATTGTTGGGGAGCACCGACTGATACCGGCCTGTCGGTTGGCCTTGATTCAGATGCGTCCGCACAAGGCGCCGTCACCTCTACCGCGGGTGGTCGAGACTACGGCTGCTTCGTCGCCAATGGCTCCGCATACTGCATTGGAGACAACTCCTCTTATGCCCTAGGGGATGGTACGACGACGACGCGAACAAGCCCCGTCAAAACTCTCAATATTGGCCTCACCTCTGGAGAAGCCGCAACCGACATTAGCACGGGTGACAATCATTCGTGTGCCGTTATCAATGGCTACATATATTGTTGGGGGCGCAATTCAAGCGGCCAGGTGGGCGATAGTACAAATGTCAATCGCTCACAACCATACGGCGTACAGGGTATTACCGAGCCTACGCGTGCAACTGCCGTAGCGGCTGGTGGCTCACATTCATGCGGTGTTATCAATGGTAGTGCATACTGCTGGGGCAGCAACTCAGCCGGACAGCTTGGCAACGGCTCGAATCTCGATACAAACTCGGCAGCCCTCGTAAGTGGCGGCACGATGGCCGGAAAAGACGTCACCGCTATCTCTGCTGGCAGCTCACATACCTGCGCAATTGCCAACGGAGAAGCCTACTGCTGGGGAGATAACTCAGCCGGACAGCTTGGCAACAATACCACTACACAAAGTAACGTACCGGTTAAAGTACAAGGTATGAGCGGTCTTGCGGTCACATCGATCACCGCTGGCGGTAATTTCAGCTGTGCAATTGCCGATCAGCGTGCGTATTGCTGGGGCAGTAACACTTATGGCCAGATTGGACGAGCCGCCTCCCCGCAAGTAGGTGGCCAACAACTTACTGCGACAGCTGTCGACGCGCTCAGCACCTCAGCTTTTACTGAAATCTCAGCAGGCAAAGACTTTACATGTGCTATAGTGAACGGCTACGCACACTGTTGGGGCAATAACACCGAAGGCCAGCTCGGGCGCAGCTCAACCGCATCAAATCAATGGCAAGCCCTTCGTGTGGCCAGTCCTGTGGATGGTAAGGGCACCGCACATATCACTACTGGTACTGCCCATGCTTGTAGTATCACAAATGGTCTCGCATATTGCTGGGGACGTAATACCAGTGGCCAAATAGGCGACAGTTCCACCACCCAGCGCAACACTGCAGTCACGGTCACTGCATCCGCCTCCTATTTAGGCAGCAACTACCCTTTTAAGATTTCTGCCGGTGGCAACAACACCTGCTCGATTGCCAACGGAAAAATCATCTGCTGGGGTGCAGGCTCCGAAGGGCAGCTTGGCACAGGCACCACACCTTCTCTGTCAAATGCGCCAGTTGGCTGGTCGGCAGACTACATCAGAAGTAGACGAGTGCTCGATTTGTCCCGGATGGTTGCATATTAGCAAACAAAGCCGGTGTATGACCAAGAAAAAAAGAGGTCTTGCTAACCTCTTTTTTTCTTGGTACACCCGGTACGATTCGAACGTACGACACCTGGTTCCGAAGACCAGTGCTCTATCCACTGAGCTACGGGTGCGTATATCGCAGTAGCGCGAAATTAACAGTATATATTGTACCACATCTCCTATGCGCGCTATAATAGACAGATACTATGAATGTACACACCAACATACCTCTCAAAAACTATCTATCCATGAAGATAGGCGGCCAGACGCGCTTCATGGCAGACGTCACGACAGTCGAAGAGCTTCAGCAACTCGTGAGCAACACCAAAGCAAAGGGTATTCCGTTTTTTATCCTAGGTAGCGGTAGCAACGTCATTGCCCGAGACGAAGAGTATCCTGGACTTGTCATTCGCGTACGCATTCCCGGTTTCGAAGTGATAGACGAAAATGCCACTACGACCACTATCAAGCTCGGCGCAGGTGAGCTCTGGGACGATGTCGTCGCAAAATCTGTCGACATGAATCTAATCGGCATCGAAGCCATGTCCGATATTCCCAGCTACTGCGGCGCAGCACCCGTGCAAAACATCGGCGCCTACGGTCAGGAAATCGCTGATACACTCCTGTCGCTCGAAGCTTACGACACCGAAGCTGAAAAAATGGTGACGCTGAGTAACGATGAGTGTAAGTTTACTTATCGCGACAGCATCTTCCGCACCGAAGCTCGCGGTCGCTATATCATTACTTCAATCACGCTTCAGCTGTTCAAGGCAGCCCCAGAGCCACCGTTTTACAAAGGAGTTCAGAACTATTTTGACGAGCACAGTGTCACCATCTACACCCCACAGGCTATACGAGAAGCCGTCATAGCGATTCGCCACGAGAAGCTACCGAATCCTGTTGAACGACCAAATGCTGGCTCTTTCTTCAAAAACGCTATTATCGAACAATGGCAACTCGACGAGCTGCTGCGCGACTATCCAGATGCGCCTCACTACGAGATGGACGAGAGCCGCCACAAAGTTCCGACAGGCTGGCTTATAGAGCAATGCGGCTTCAAAGGCCAGTCGCTCCATGGCTTCCTCGTCAACCCGGCCAACGCACTAGTGCTCATCAACGAATCTGCCACGGGATATCTAGATCTCTCACTCGCCAGAGGTGAAATTACCCAAGCTGTCCAAGACCGCTTCCGCATCAATATCGAACAAGAACCACTGGAGATAGCCTAGCTCATCAAAAAGCTTGCGCTTCCAGGAAATCTATAGTAATCTACAAACATAAATAACTAATTAGGGGGCATCTAATAAAAATGAGTCTTCAAACATTAAAAGATCAAAAGGGTTTCACTATCGTTGAGCTCCTGATCGTGATCGTAGTCATCGGTATTTTGGCCGCTATCTCGATTGTGGCATACAACGGTGTAACAAAGCGGGCAAATGCATCTGCGGCAAAAGGTAATGCAGAATCTGTACAGAAGGTTGCAGAAGCCTACAACACAGATGAAAATAGTGCTGGTTACCCAACACTTGCTCAGATTAACGCAGGCACAACTACTGTCAAGATTCCGTCAGGAGTCACAGTTAGCGCAGCCGCTCCAGATGCAAGCAACGGCAAAACAGCCATTGGCTACAAGGAACTTGGTACCACAGGTGGCTGTATTGCATACTGGGACTTCAATGCTTCGACTCCAGCCGTTGCCTACGTATATGCCGGCGCAGCACGTACAGGCGGCGTAACTAGCGGTAACGTTACTTGCGCGTAGCACGATTAAGATAAATATTAGCTGGGGGCACGGCAGATTACTATCCGCCGTGCCCTGTCTCAATTAAAATAGAGGTCGATTCATCAAAAATGGCATTCTTATTAAATAAATTAAATATCGTGAACTCAGCAGCTGAAAATCTACAAAGACAGCCACACATGACATCACGAGGTTTCACTATCGTTGAGCTCCTGATCGTGATCGTAGTCATCGGTATTTTGGCCGCTATCTCGATTGTGGCATACAACGGTGTAACAAAGCGGGCAAATGCATCTGCGGCAAAAGGTAATGCAACCTCAGTTCAAAAAGTAGCAGAAGCTTACAATGCCGATGAAAATGGAGGTGCGTATCCAACCCTTGCGCAGCTCACTACGGGTACTACAACAGTTAAGCTTCCCTCTGGTGTAACTGCTAGCGCAACAGCACCTACTGCGGCAAATGGTAAGACTACAATTGGCTATGCGACACTTGGCACTTCGCCTAACTTTACTGGTGCATGTATTGCCTACTGGGATTTCAATGCAAGCACTCCTGGAGTTGCGTATGTGTACGCTGGTGCGGCGCGAACGGGTGCACCTACAGGTACGACCACCGGCAGCGTCACCTGTGCATAGTAGGGATACTCACATAAAAGTGCCACTAACCTTGCTGGCACTTTTATATTGACAAATGTCTAGGGTGAGATAAATCGCACGTAAGCATACCCGCCCTCCCTGCCGCAAAGCACCTAAGGCATCTTGCTCATTTCCCCCAGACAGAGTAAAACCCTCTCAATCAATTGGTTCCTTCTCTTCATTGCTGATGGCCCCTAAAGATATTGACCTACCCACTCGATGTTTAGAGTAAATCGTACCCAGATAAGCATCATCTAGTCGCTCATAGAAACATACACAACATCGACGCGCAACCGTAGCATAACCTTGACCTTTTCTAGGCAGCAAACATACTTGCAATATGTTAGACTTTGTGTTTATACTGGATAGTTCTTCGACCTCCACATGAACTTGGAGTAGCAGCCAAGTCAGATCCTTAACAGTCACGATAGGAAAGAAATGATACCGAAGGTTTTAATCACCCTACTGACAATACTCTGCATGCAACTAGTCTACGGAGAGGGCACTGCGCAAGCAACCTCTGCTTATGATTCGGCACTCCTTACTGTCGACAAGCTGGAGATTCAAACGTATGGCACCTCTGTCAGTAGTTGTGCCAGGAAGGATATTTCCCAATCCTACGATGAGTACATCTTGAACTCGTCAAAGTGGGAATCGGGGATAGACTCTTCGATGACGGCTTCATTCAGTAATGCTCTCGACCATGGTCAGATAGGAGTAAGCCAGTTTGTTTACGGATCATCAGGTGTTACAGAGTACTCGGTGATAATCTATTGGACAGAAGATTTTTCTTTACAGCTAGACTGGAGAGATGCCTATAATGTCTTTGCCGTAAGCTCCACTTCTAGCACTATGCATTTCGCTCAAATCTACTACGACGCGAGCTGCAATGACAAGCTCATGTTCTACACTACGTCGTATAATAGCGGCGTAAACGTCTCGAATGGAGTAACTGTGTCGTACTCGGCACCATCAAGCGGCATGGCCATAGGTCAATACGCATTCGATGGCGAAGCCAATTACCCCGTGGGCTATGCCGGAGAAGTAGTATCAACAATACAGGCTCCTCCTGTAGAAGCAGTCTATAGCGGGACAGTTGATTGCGGAGGAGAGGAGCCAGTCTTGATGTCCATCTATCAGCCGGGCAACAACGGTGCGGCGACTCTGTCGGCACAGTCTCTCGGTCGTGCAAATTGGGTGTATAGTCTCAGAGATGCTTCTTATACGGTAACTGTTGATTGT
Protein-coding sequences here:
- a CDS encoding type II secretion system protein gives rise to the protein MRSDTGFTLVEMLVTVVLIGIFIAFFVQMFRAGAAQQASIVRQAKANNLAYSNLSKFPRASSISPAYVCDTSTNTSTNQNNLTINPNAAGTLILSDASANKEPTDSALPNATQEVRAYSPQGCGSNALVKLISTVTYGFTGQQTDASYATYVQN
- a CDS encoding prepilin-type N-terminal cleavage/methylation domain-containing protein, with the protein product MYKTNRGFTIPELLVAMTIAAILLVGLVSLVINLVNTNAATIELSKQVNEVQSGIGSFRTDIGLSQRFLMTTTITDTTPAGNSWDFRGGGNTNRVLILNVQAASSNPLDTSRQPTYLQAGGCPIGTSPAYNNIVYFVSSGTLYRRMIVQPPSANLYCSGQSNAQTRTCSNPGSGGSPSNCQEKDVAIIQNVTNFNVEYYNQAGDTTPNQTLYNTGTAQSLLDGIATLRISLSTQKNIDGVNTNEYATSIRVTRPIAF
- a CDS encoding RCC1 domain-containing protein: MPRVFESHDQLPSRRAGFVLPALIMLSLVLMSAGLVTLQYVSSTTSSIQSNHYIAVAKSAANAGANLAISCIRSGDTSWTQNSVPLTPKTGCNGVDVAARSSTVSTSADGSTVQTTFSVAPLSETPQGTVVTATGTVEFRYAGSSTASKSYSATSKVVIPTTSTNDVRPIAQGVAVTKVKAGGNFSCAIANQQLYCWGINDQGQNGTAVSSNVTTPTLSNAGAITGKRIQDLDLGFYNGCAIADGRAYCWGRNAIGQLGTGGTGGVSLPVAVGGSLASQNVQKITVGTSADASNPSQYACAIAQTKAYCWGANNYAQLGQASYDCIPIIGCFQLSTKPLFTSGVYDATKVSPTEVFGYSNRQFESQSQIYNRNPSDLEAGAYGVCGVFNGRGFCWGNRFVSLPLNDAGGTNDSSGWKNGSLSGKFASSPITGESTACMVAEGRAHCWGARPGDGTNPLLPDGTPQLVPNTAGNPLYGVSVLGGDTTDDQGPICLVGAGNSYCWGAPTDTGLSVGLDSDASAQGAVTSTAGGRDYGCFVANGSAYCIGDNSSYALGDGTTTTRTSPVKTLNIGLTSGEAATDISTGDNHSCAVINGYIYCWGRNSSGQVGDSTNVNRSQPYGVQGITEPTRATAVAAGGSHSCGVINGSAYCWGSNSAGQLGNGSNLDTNSAALVSGGTMAGKDVTAISAGSSHTCAIANGEAYCWGDNSAGQLGNNTTTQSNVPVKVQGMSGLAVTSITAGGNFSCAIADQRAYCWGSNTYGQIGRAASPQVGGQQLTATAVDALSTSAFTEISAGKDFTCAIVNGYAHCWGNNTEGQLGRSSTASNQWQALRVASPVDGKGTAHITTGTAHACSITNGLAYCWGRNTSGQIGDSSTTQRNTAVTVTASASYLGSNYPFKISAGGNNTCSIANGKIICWGAGSEGQLGTGTTPSLSNAPVGWSADYIRSRRVLDLSRMVAY
- the murB gene encoding UDP-N-acetylmuramate dehydrogenase, which translates into the protein MNVHTNIPLKNYLSMKIGGQTRFMADVTTVEELQQLVSNTKAKGIPFFILGSGSNVIARDEEYPGLVIRVRIPGFEVIDENATTTTIKLGAGELWDDVVAKSVDMNLIGIEAMSDIPSYCGAAPVQNIGAYGQEIADTLLSLEAYDTEAEKMVTLSNDECKFTYRDSIFRTEARGRYIITSITLQLFKAAPEPPFYKGVQNYFDEHSVTIYTPQAIREAVIAIRHEKLPNPVERPNAGSFFKNAIIEQWQLDELLRDYPDAPHYEMDESRHKVPTGWLIEQCGFKGQSLHGFLVNPANALVLINESATGYLDLSLARGEITQAVQDRFRINIEQEPLEIA
- a CDS encoding type IV pilin protein: MSLQTLKDQKGFTIVELLIVIVVIGILAAISIVAYNGVTKRANASAAKGNAESVQKVAEAYNTDENSAGYPTLAQINAGTTTVKIPSGVTVSAAAPDASNGKTAIGYKELGTTGGCIAYWDFNASTPAVAYVYAGAARTGGVTSGNVTCA
- a CDS encoding type IV pilin protein, whose product is MTSRGFTIVELLIVIVVIGILAAISIVAYNGVTKRANASAAKGNATSVQKVAEAYNADENGGAYPTLAQLTTGTTTVKLPSGVTASATAPTAANGKTTIGYATLGTSPNFTGACIAYWDFNASTPGVAYVYAGAARTGAPTGTTTGSVTCA